One window of Balneolales bacterium ANBcel1 genomic DNA carries:
- the hisG gene encoding ATP phosphoribosyltransferase — translation MEQNNSSLRIAIQKGGRLSEKTLLLLENIGLEFDNYKNRILVPCRNYDVELLLIRDDDIPEYVQDGICELGFVGHNVWAESKADVTPLRGLGFGKCRLSVAVPKNGGFSALKDLNGRRIATSYPVLTREHFEKQGLSIKTIEISGAVEIAPTLDVADAISDIVSTGGTLKTNGLIELETILESEAELIRTNRPIADHKQELIQKFLMRMEARQKAEKSRYIMMNAPADASDQICSIIPSLKSPTVLPLAEENMVAIHSVIPIHRFWEVMEELKAAGASGIVILPIENMIV, via the coding sequence TTGGAGCAAAACAATTCTTCGCTGCGAATCGCCATTCAAAAAGGCGGGCGGCTTTCCGAAAAAACACTGCTGCTGCTGGAAAACATCGGCCTGGAGTTCGACAACTACAAAAACCGAATACTGGTACCCTGCAGGAACTACGATGTGGAGCTGCTGCTTATCCGCGATGATGACATACCGGAATATGTCCAGGACGGAATCTGTGAACTGGGCTTTGTAGGACATAATGTCTGGGCGGAGAGCAAAGCGGATGTCACGCCGCTCCGTGGACTCGGTTTCGGGAAGTGCAGGCTCTCTGTCGCCGTGCCAAAGAACGGCGGGTTTTCCGCATTGAAGGATCTGAACGGACGCCGGATTGCCACCAGTTATCCGGTACTCACCCGCGAGCATTTTGAAAAGCAGGGTCTCTCCATAAAAACCATTGAAATCTCGGGAGCGGTTGAAATCGCCCCGACGCTCGATGTCGCCGATGCGATTTCCGATATCGTTTCGACCGGCGGAACTCTCAAAACAAACGGGCTGATCGAACTGGAAACCATCCTCGAAAGCGAGGCCGAGTTGATTCGAACCAACCGGCCGATTGCCGATCACAAACAGGAGCTTATTCAGAAGTTCCTGATGCGAATGGAGGCCCGTCAGAAAGCCGAGAAAAGCCGTTATATTATGATGAACGCTCCTGCCGACGCGTCCGATCAGATTTGCAGCATTATCCCCTCGCTGAAGAGTCCGACCGTACTGCCGCTTGCGGAAGAGAATATGGTCGCCATCCACTCGGTCATACCCATCCATCGGTTCTGGGAAGTGATGGAAGAGCTTAAAGCGGCCGGTGCCTCCGGTATCGTCATTCTTCCGATAGAAAACATGATCGTATAA